A genome region from Crossiella equi includes the following:
- a CDS encoding acetyl-CoA C-acetyltransferase, with translation MPEAYLIDAVRTPVGRRGGGLSAVHPADLGAHVITALFDRTPAADPGDVDDVMFGCVDTLGAQAGDIARTAWLVAGFPEQVPGVTVDRQCGSSQQALHFAAQAVLSGTADLVVAGGVQNMSRVPIGAAVLAGAEYGDATPWAGSPGWAHRYGAEEISQFRSAEEIAHRWQLERSVMEEFALASHQRALTARKEGRFDCEIVPLAGVTDDEGPRPDTSLDRMAALPPLRPDGRVTAALSSQLSDGASAVLVASEEAVRRHRLSPRARVHHLSARGADPVAMLTAPIRATRHALRRAGMTVEDIALFEVNEAFASVVLAWAHELRVPLDRVNVNGGAIALGHPIGATGTKLTATLLNELERTGGRYGLQTMCEGGGQANVTIIERL, from the coding sequence GTGCCCGAGGCGTACCTCATCGACGCGGTCCGCACCCCGGTCGGTCGCCGGGGTGGCGGACTCAGCGCCGTCCACCCCGCCGACCTGGGCGCGCACGTCATCACCGCCCTGTTCGACCGCACCCCCGCCGCCGACCCCGGTGACGTGGACGACGTCATGTTCGGCTGCGTGGACACCCTCGGCGCGCAGGCCGGGGACATCGCCCGCACCGCCTGGCTGGTCGCCGGGTTCCCCGAGCAGGTGCCCGGGGTGACCGTGGACCGGCAGTGCGGCTCCAGTCAGCAGGCCCTGCACTTCGCCGCGCAGGCGGTCCTGAGCGGTACCGCCGATCTGGTGGTGGCGGGGGGCGTGCAGAACATGAGCCGGGTGCCGATCGGCGCGGCCGTGCTGGCCGGGGCCGAGTACGGCGACGCCACACCCTGGGCCGGTTCACCCGGCTGGGCGCACCGCTACGGCGCGGAGGAGATCTCCCAGTTCCGCTCGGCCGAGGAGATCGCGCACCGCTGGCAGCTGGAGCGGTCGGTGATGGAGGAGTTCGCGCTGGCCAGCCACCAGCGGGCGCTCACCGCGCGGAAGGAGGGCCGCTTCGACTGCGAGATCGTGCCGCTGGCCGGGGTCACCGACGACGAGGGCCCGCGCCCGGACACCAGCCTGGACCGGATGGCCGCGCTGCCGCCGTTGCGCCCGGACGGCCGGGTCACCGCGGCCCTGTCCAGCCAGCTCTCCGACGGCGCGAGCGCGGTCCTGGTCGCCTCCGAGGAGGCCGTGCGCCGCCACAGGCTCAGCCCGCGCGCCCGCGTGCACCACCTGTCCGCCCGCGGCGCCGACCCGGTCGCCATGCTCACCGCGCCCATCCGCGCCACCCGGCACGCCCTGCGCCGCGCCGGGATGACCGTCGAGGACATCGCCCTGTTCGAGGTCAACGAGGCCTTCGCCAGCGTCGTACTGGCCTGGGCGCACGAGCTGCGGGTACCCCTGGACCGCGTCAACGTCAACGGCGGCGCGATCGCGCTGGGCCACCCGATCGGCGCGACCGGTACGAAGCTGACCGCCACCCTGCTCAACGAGCTGGAACGCACCGGCGGTCGTTACGGCCTGCAGACCATGTGCGAGGGCGGCGGCCAGGCCAACGTGACCATCATCGAGCGGTTGTGA
- a CDS encoding phosphotriesterase family protein yields the protein MPTVETVGGAVDVSALGQTLMHEHVFVVNSEVIANYPHLWDEQAQVAAAVDRLRGLVAAGVSTIVDPTVLGLGRFIPRIQRVAEQVPGLNIVAATGLYTYRDVPISFSLTGPGTLLGGEDPLTELFVRDLRHGIGETGVKAAFLKCAVDEHGLTPGVERVLRAVIAAHHETGAPITVHTSVANQSGRTVQDLLRAEGVDLTRVVLGHVGDTADLDYLKALADEGSYLGMDRFGLPLTVTAEQRIDTVAALCAQGYADRMVLAQDSCSHIDWVPAGLKEQLFPDWRYDYIPETVVPALRERGVTQEQLHLMLVANPARYLTTAR from the coding sequence ATGCCAACCGTGGAGACCGTGGGCGGGGCCGTCGACGTCAGCGCGCTCGGCCAGACCCTCATGCACGAGCACGTGTTCGTGGTCAACAGCGAGGTCATCGCGAACTACCCGCACCTGTGGGACGAACAAGCCCAGGTCGCCGCGGCGGTGGACCGGTTGCGGGGCCTGGTCGCGGCCGGGGTCAGCACCATCGTCGACCCCACCGTGCTCGGGCTCGGGCGGTTCATCCCCCGCATCCAGCGCGTCGCCGAACAGGTGCCCGGCCTCAACATCGTCGCCGCCACCGGCCTCTACACCTACCGGGACGTGCCGATCAGCTTCTCCCTCACCGGCCCCGGCACGCTGCTGGGCGGTGAGGACCCGCTGACCGAGCTGTTCGTGCGCGACCTCCGGCACGGCATCGGCGAGACCGGCGTCAAGGCCGCCTTCCTCAAGTGCGCGGTCGACGAGCACGGCCTCACCCCCGGCGTCGAGCGGGTGCTGCGGGCCGTCATCGCCGCCCACCACGAGACCGGGGCGCCGATCACCGTGCACACCAGCGTGGCCAACCAGTCCGGCCGGACCGTGCAGGACCTGCTGCGCGCCGAGGGCGTGGACCTCACCCGCGTGGTGCTCGGGCACGTCGGCGACACCGCCGACCTCGACTACCTCAAGGCGCTGGCCGACGAAGGCTCCTACCTGGGCATGGACCGGTTCGGCCTGCCCCTCACCGTCACCGCCGAGCAGCGCATCGACACCGTCGCCGCCCTGTGCGCGCAGGGCTACGCCGACCGGATGGTGCTCGCGCAGGACAGCTGCAGCCACATCGACTGGGTCCCGGCCGGGCTCAAGGAACAGCTGTTCCCCGACTGGCGGTACGACTACATCCCGGAGACCGTGGTGCCCGCGCTGCGCGAGCGCGGGGTCACCCAGGAGCAGCTGCACCTGATGCTGGTGGCCAACCCGGCCCGCTACCTCACAACCGCTCGATGA